The window GTTCGCCACACAGCTGCACAAGTCGGGGCGCGCCACCAACGGGCTGGCATCCAGCCTCATCGCCCTCGCGATACTCGTCGCGCTCTTCGTCGGCATGATGGTCCTCGAAGCCGTGACGACAGGGGCATCCTTCAACACGGGCTTTTTCCAGGTGCTGACAGCCTGCGTCGGCATCGCCGTGCTCGGCATGTTCATCTCGGAGCGACGCGCGGCGGCGCGCCGCTACCGCCTGGACCGCTTCGCGCGGGCGAACGGCATGAGCTACGTGCCGGAGGTGGCGGGCAAACGATTGCCGGGGATGATCTTCGACATCGGCTCGAGCCGCCAAAGCCACGACGTCGTGCGCGGTCAGGAGCCCCGGTTCGTCGAGTTCGCGAACTATGTGTATACGACCGGTTCCGGCAAGCATCGCAGAACCCACCGCTGGGGATACGTCGCCGTCAAGCTCGATGTGCCGCTGCCGCACATCGTGCTGGATGCCACCGGGAACAACAGCCTGCTCGGCTCCAACCTGCCGACGACGTACCGCAAGGATCAGCGACTGAGTCTCGAAGGCGACTTCGACCGCCACTTCGCGCTGTACTGCCCCGAAGGGTACGAGCCGGACGCGCTGTATCTGTTCACCCCCGACGTCATGGCACGGTTCATCGACAACGCGGCCGCACTGGACGTGGAGATCGTGGACGATTGGCTCTTCCTCTATACCAAGCGGCCCGTCTCCTCGACCGACCCGGAGACCTGGGCGTGGCTGTTCGGCGCCGTGGGGGCCGTGCTCGACAAACTCGACCAGTGGGAGCGCTGGCGCGACGACCGGCTGCAGACCGCGGCCACCGGCAACCACGCCGCCCTGGCGGGCACGCCCATTGCGGCGGGCGGCACGACCGCGGCATCCCTCCCCTTCGTCCCTCCCGCAGGGCTCCTGCGCCCGCCTCCGGGTGTCGCGCCCCAGGGACGCCGTCTGGCCCGAGGGTTCCCGTGGCTCGCGGTCGTCATCACGGCCGTGATCGCGGGGGTGTGGCTCGTGGACGTGTTGGGATTCGGCGGATGGTAAAGGTGTCCCACCGGGAGTCCGTTATCGAGCGGCTGATCCCGCCGGGAGATCAGCAGACGAAATGAAGTCGGCTCATGCCAAGACGCCCGTAACGTTCCCCCTGAGCCGGTATTGCCGGACCCTCGGGCTGGCCCAGGCGGCGTTCGGCGGTGCCGCCCTGGTCGTCGCGTTCGCCCTGGTCGCCTGGTTCGTGCTGCTCCTCCTGGACGAGAACAGCATCATCGCGATTCCCAGCACGTTGCAGGAAAAGCTGGTCCCCGTCGGCTTGGCAGCCCTCGCCGCCTTGGCAGCGTGCTCCCTTCCTCTGGCCGTGCTGTACTCGGCGTGGACAGCAGCCGGCCGCCGGGATCTGCTCCGCGCGGCCAGCACCGGGTTGCACAGCAACAGGCCGAGCGACCGGCAGATGCGGTGGTTCCTCAAGGACACCCACCCCTGGGAGACCGCGGTCAGGTGCCTGCAGGTGTGGGCGATCCTGGGCACCTTGGCGGGTGGCGTCGCCGCCGCCACGATCTACGTCGGGAGTCGCCCTGAAGAACAACCGCTGGGACACGCGATGCTCGCGCTGGCGGTGGTGTCCGCGGTGATCACGGCCACGTGCGTCCCCGTCATACGCAGGCTGATGGTTCTGGGCGCGCAGTATCAGAAGAGACGTGAACAGCGCTGGCCGCTACCGGAGCGCTCGACTCTCAGACAGGCGCTCAGCAGGGACACCACTGGAAACGGCGACATCGGCGTGGTGCAGTAGCCCGACTGTTCGTGGGTGGCCGCAGGTCACCGTGCCGGCCCGAGCCCAAGCCCGAAGTACGAGAAGCCGGCGCCGCGCCCAGGTACGACGTCGATCGTGATGCGCCCCCGCGCCCGCACCGCATCCACCCCCTCCCGGCATCCGCCCCTGACCCCACCCCACCACCCGCTGAAACGACAGCTGGTCGCCGAGACCCTGGGAAGTTCCCATCGTCTCGGCGACCAGCTGTGGTCTCACGGTCTGGGTGGTGGGTCAGGGGCGGGCGGCCCACCACTCGCGCAGGCGGCGCTCGGCCTCGGCCTCGTCCACCAGACCCTCGTCCAGGCGCACGTCCAGCAGGAACCGGTACGCCTCGCCGACGGCGGGTCCGGGGCGGATGCCGAGGATCTCCTGGATCCGGTTGCCGTCCAGTGCCGGGCGCATCGCTCCCAGCTGCTCCTGCTCGGCGAGCTCGTCGATGCGCCGCTCGATGTCGTCGTACGCCGAACGCAGCCGCGCGGCCTTGCGCTTGTTGCGGGTGGTCACGTCGGCGCGGGTGAGGATGTGCAGGCGATCCAGTTCGTCGCCGGAATCGCGCACGTACCGCCGCACGGCGGAGTCGCTCCACGCCCCCTCGGCGTAGCCGAAGAAGCGCAGGTGCAGCTCGATGAGCTTGGTGACCGAGCCGATCGTGTCGGAGTCGAACCGCAGCGCCTGCAGGCGCTTGCGGGCCAGGCGCGCACCCTTGATGTCGTGGTGGTGGAAGGTGACCCCGCCGCCGTCCTCGAGCCGCCGGGTGGCCGGCTTTCCGATGTCGTGCAGCAGTGCGGCCAGGCGCAGCGGCACGTCGGGCGTGGCATCCGGGTGCCGTTCCCGCTCCAGCTCGATCGCCTGGCGCAGCACGGTGAGCGAATGCTCGTAGACGTCCTTGTGGTGGTGGTGCTCGTCGACCTCGAGGCGCAGTGCCGGCACTTCGGGCAGGAACAGCGCCATCAGGCCGGTGTCGACCAGCAGCCGGATGCCGCGCGTCGGGTCATCGGCCTGCAGCAGCTTGACCAGCTCGCCCTGAATGCGCTCCGGGCTCACGATCGACAGCGTCGGGGCCTGGGCCGTCATCGCCGCCACCGTCGCCTGATCGACGTCGAAACCCAGCTGCGCGCTGAAGCGAGCGGCTCGCAGCATGCGCAGCGGGTCGTCCCCGAAGCTGATGGCGGGGTCGATGGGCGTGCGCAGCACGCCGGTGATGAGGTCTTCGACGCCGCCGGTGGGGTCGACCAGCGCGGGCCCCGGCAGCCGCAGCGCCATGGCGTTGACGGTGAAGTCGCGTCGGGCGAGGTCGCCCTCGAGGTCGTCACCGAATGCGACGACGGGCTTGCGGGTGGTGCCGTCGTATTCGTCGGCGCGGTAGGTGGTGATCTCCACCTGCTCGCCGCGCACCCGCGCGCCGATCGTGCCGAATTCGCGGCCGATGTCCCAGTGGGCGCTGGAGATCGGCTTGACGATCCGCAGGATGTCGTCGGGGCGCGCGTTCGTGGTGAAGTCGAGGTCGTTCGTGATGCGGCCCAGCAGGGCATCGCGGACCGGTCCGCCCACCAGAGCCAGCTCGAATCCGGCATCCGCGAACGCCGTCGCCAGGGTGTCGACCACCGGCGACGCGGCGAGCTCGCCGATGCGGACGAGGCCCTCGGCCATATTGAGCATGCGGTCGAGCCTACCTAGCGCCACCGGGGCGCCGTGCTCACGCGAACGTCAGGAACCCGGTGAACAGCAACTCCCGCACCCGCGGGAGCAGGTCGGCGCGCAACGCCGCGGCATCCACCTCGAGCAGCTGCGCGATCGCGCCCATGAGCACGCCGACGCTCAGGTCGCCGTCGCACGCGCCGACCAGTCCAGCCAGCGCCGGGTCGACCTCGAGCGTGCGCCCGAACCCGCCGCCCTGGCGCAGTTCGATCACGCTGGGCGCCTCCGCCCCCGGAAGGTGATGGCGCGCCTCGGTCACGTCTGGCGCGACCTGCAGCACCGAGGCCGCCAGCTGATCGTCGTCCAGCCGGCTGAGCCGGTCATGCGCGTCGAGGGCCGCCTGCAGATGCGGGCCGAGCGGCCCCGGCACCGCCTGCGTCACCCGCTCGTACCGTGCGAGAGTCGGCACGGCGGGTGCCGGTCGGTGCAGCAGCACGTATCCGAACCCGACCGCCGTCACCCCGCGCGCCGCGAAGTCGTCGAGCCACGCATCGACCAGGCGCGTGAACGCCGGTCCCGGTGTAGTGCCGCCGTCGCGGATCCACAGCTCGGCATAGGCCAGCGGGTCGAGCACCTCGCGCTCGACGACCCATGCGTCCAACGGAATATCGGATGCCGCGACCCACTGCCGCACGCGATCGAGCCCATCGACGCCATCGCGGTACTCCCAGTTGCCGAGCAACTGCGCCACCCCACCGGGAGCCAGGAGCGGCCCCACGCCCGAGACGAAACCGGCGACGAGCGCATCGCCGACGAGCCCGCCGTCGCGGTACTCGTAGGCCGGAACACCCTCGGCGCGGGGCGTGATCACGAAGGGCGGGTTGGACACGATCCGTTCGAACTGCTCGCCCGTGACCGGTTCGAACAGGCTCCCCAGCCGCACCTCGATGCCGTCGACGCCGTTGAGCTGCGCGTTCAGCTGCGTGAAGTGCAGCGCCCGCTCCGACACATCGGTCGCGACGATGCGGTCGGCATCGCGGCGGGCGCGCAGGGCCTGGATGCCGCACCCGGTGCCGACGTCCAGCACCCGGCCGACACGCCCGGGCAGCTGCAGACCCGCCAGCGTCAGGGACGCGCCGCCCACACCGAGAACATGCCCCTCCGGGAGGGGTCCGCCCAGCGCCGCCTCGTCGAGGTCGCTGGCGATCCACCACTGCACCTCGCCGGCGGCATCGGAGAATTCCTGCGGCCGGATGAGCGCGCGCGGGGCGATCAGTCCGTCTGCCGCGGCAGCTGCCAGGTCCAGTGCGGCGAGCCCCGCCGCCGTCGTGCGGGGCAGGGCCGCCTCGACCGCCGCTGCCTGCTGCGGCCGGCCGAGCACGAACAACCGGGCCAGCACCGCGAGGGCGTCGTCCCGGCCGGCGAGCGCCCGTTCGGCGGGGCCGCGCAGACCGCGCGCGATCGCGGCATCCGCCGCTTCGCCCCACGCCTCGCGCAGGGCGTCGGCGGTGAAACCCGCACCCCGCAGGTCGGCTGCCAGGGCGCGGCACACAGCGGGATCGGGAGGAGTCGGCATGCTCCCATTCAACCGTCATCGGGCGGATCGCCCGGACGTTCGGGATCCTCGGAGGGCGCTCGGCCTAGAATCGGGCTGATCGTGCGGTCATGAATCGCACCCGAGCCGAAGCCCACCATGACCGACATCCCCGCCGCCCCACGCCGTCCGTGGCTGGTCGCGCTGCTGACCGCACTGCTGGTGCTGCTCACGGTGGCGCCCGGCCTGACCGCCGCTGCCGTCCCGACAGCCCCTGCGGCCACGTCGGCCGCAGGCAGCCCCGACCCCGACCCGAGCGGGACGCCCGAACCGGCTCCGGGCGTGGTCGAGCTCATCCTGTCTCCGATCGGCGACGGTGCCCTGCCCGCCGGGTCGGCGCTGACAGTGTCGGCGACGGTGACGAACGGGACCCTGATGGACATTCCTGCCGCCGAGATCGTTCTCGAAATGGGGACGACAGCCCTCCCCGATCGCGCAGCCCTGTCGGACTGGGTCGCCGGCGATGGCCGCGGCCGCGACCTGGAACCGGCCGGCACCACCCTCGTCGAAGCCGTGGCGGCCGGTGACCGGGACACTGTCGGCATCACCGTCGCCGCCGACAGCCCGCTCCTGGCCGGTCGCGCCCCCGGCGTCTACCCCCTGCGCGCGACCGCCACCAACGCCTCAGGGACCCTGGTCACCACAAGCGTGGTGGTGATCGCCGACGACGCCGTGGCGGAGGTCGGAGTGGGCGTTGCCGTCCCCATCACCGCGCCGGCGCTCGAGGAAGGGCTGCTCTCCGCCGAAGAGCTCGTCGCGCTGACCGCCCCGGAGGGCGGACTGACCGCGCAGCTGGAGTCAGTGGCGGGTACCAGCGCGATCCTTGCCATCGACCCCGCTATCCCCGCCGCCATCCGTGCCCTCGGCACGGCGGCACCGGAGGCCGTCACCGCGTGGCTGCAACGACTGGAGCAGCTCCCCAATGAGCGGTTCGCGCTGCAGTTCGGCGACGCCGACGTGGCCGCGCAGCTGAACTCGGGTCTGCCGCAGCCGCTTGCTCCCACGAGCCTGCAGCCCTACTTGGAGGCGGACGACTTCGTTCCGGATGCCGACGCCACCCCGACCCCGACCCCGACGCTCGACCCGCTGACACCCTCCGAGCCCAGCCCGACCCCGACGCCGACGCCGACGCCGGGCGCCCCGGAGTACCCGACTCTGGAAGAGCTGCTGTCCGTCGGCGGGAGTCGCCAAGGCGTGTACTGGCCGTTCACCGGCACCGCCAACGCCCCCGTCGTCGCAACGCTGGGCGGCCTCACCACCGACGACCAGGCCTCGCTCACGCTCATCCCCTCGGCCACCACGACCCAGGGGGCAAACGACGCGACCCTGGCTGCGCACGCCCGCGCCGATGCGGCATCCGTACTGGTGTACGACTCGGCGATCTCAGACGCACTGCGCCGGGCGTCGCAGCTGGAGGAGAGGGCACTGCGCGCGGCGACCCTCACCGAGGCCACCGCGCACCTCGCGTTCGCGGTGCAGGAAAGCGGCGGCCGGCCGCTGCTGGTGACGCTGGACCGTGCCGACGGTCGTTCCCGCCTCGCGATGTCGATGGCACTGTCGACCGTGGATGCCGCGCCCGGCGTCGTCCCCGCGACCCTGCAGAGCCTCGTCTCGGGCGAGCCTGCCGCGGTTTCCATCGCCGATGTGGCCTCCGATGAGGCCCGCACCACCGCCGTCACCGACCTCCTCGCGGATGAGGCGGCGCTCACCGACTTCGCCACGATCCTCGACGACCCGACCGTGCTGACCGCGCCGGAGCGCGCGGGGATGCTGCAGATCCTCGGGAGTGCCTGGATTGCGGATGCCGAGGCGTGGCAGGCCGCCCTCGCCCGGCACCGAGAAGCGACAGTGCAAACGCTGGGTTCGGTGAGCATCCCGCAATTGACCGACATCACGCTCGTGGGTCAGAACGTGCCGCTGCGCATCTGGGTGCGCAACAGCCTGGAGTGGCCGGTCAACGTCGTCCTCATCGCCCAGCCCTCGGCGCCGCGTCTGCTCGTGCAACGGGCCTCGCCCGTGCGAGCGGAGCCCGAAGCCAACACGCGCATCGAGATCCCCGTCGAAGCGCGTGTCGGCAACGGCGAGGTCGATCTTCGCCTCGAACTGCTCTCGCCGAGCTACATCCCGATCGGCACCGCCCAGACCGCGACGGTGCTGGTGCGCGCCGACTGGGAGGTGATCGGCGTCGCCGCCCTCGCGGTGGTCGTCGGGGGTCTGCTCGTGATCGGCTTGTGGCGCACGGTACGCCGGCGCCGCCGCGCCAGGGCGGACCACGCCGCAACACCACAGATAGACCAGGCTGACCGGCCCGGCGAGGACGGACAACGATGAGCATCGGCCGGGCAAGCGTCATGATCGGCGCCGGAACGCTGGTCTCCCGCGTCACCGGCCTGCTGCGCTCCGTCGTGCTGGTGACGGCCGTCGGGACCGCGATGGCCGGCGACGCGTTCGTCGTGGCGAACCAGCTCCCCAATGCGATCTTCCTCATCGTGTCGATGGGCATCCTCACCGGGGTGATCGTGCCGCAGATCGTCGCGGCCGGCCGCAGCGAAGACGGCGGTGAGGCGTTCATCTCCAAGCTCATCACCCTGGGTTCGGTGGTGCTGCTGGGCATCACGGTGATCGCCGTCGCGTGCGCGCCGCTGCTGGTGTCGCTATACGGCGGCGGATTCTCCCCGCAGCAGCACGCTCTCGCGACGGTGTTCGCCTACTGGTGCCTGCCGCAGATCTTCTTCTACGGCCTCTACGCCCTGCTGGGTGAGACGCTCAACGCCCGCCGCGTTTTCGGGCCGTACACCTGGACGCCGGTCATCAACAACGTCGTGTCGATCATCGGCTTCGGCACCTTCATCCTCATCTACGGGACCTACGCCGGCGTCGAGGGGTGGGATGCCGCGATGATCGCACTGATCGCCGGCACCGCAACGCTGGGCATCGTGGTGCAGGCCATCCTGCTGCTGTTCTTCTGGCGCCGCACCGGCCTGCATCTGCGCCCGGACTTCCGCTGGCGAGGTATGGGCCTGGGCGTCATCGGGCGCCTGGCGAGCTGGACGTTCCTCATGGTTCTCGTCGGCCAGCTGAGCGCGATCGTGCAGTCGAACGTGCTGTCGGATGCCTCGGACGCCGGGGCGGCAGCGAACATGGTCACCGGCAACGCAAACCTCATCTTCATGCTGCCGTATTCGATCATCGTGCTGTCCATCGGCATCCCCTACTTCACCCAGATCAGCGAGCATGCCGCTGACGGCCGTATCGACGACATGCGACGCGACATCGACACCAGCATCCGCTCCATCGGAGTGCTGATCGTGGGCGCCACCGCAGCGCTGGCCGCCGCAGCGGTGCCCGTCTCGCGCATCTTCACGAACGACGCGGCCACCGCCGTCGAAGGCGCACTCGTGCTGGGCGGCTATCTCGTCGGCCTTATCCCGATCGCGGTGCTGTTCACGATTCAGCGTTCGTTCTACGCACTCGGCGATACCCGCACGCCGTTCCTGTTCTCGCTCGCGCAGGCAATCATCGTGGCGGTCACCGCCGTGCTGGCCGCCACCCTGCCGGTCGGTCTGACAGCCGCCGGCGTAGCCCTCGGGCAGTCTGTGGCGCTGACGGTGGCGTTGGTGATCGCGGCGGTGCTGCTGCGCCGTCGGCTGGGGCGCATCGGGGCGGGCCACTGGCTGCCGGCGCTGGGACGCTTCATCCTCGCCGCGCTGCCCGCCGGTGGGGCCGGCTGGGCGCTGTTCATGATGTTCGGCGCGCAGGACAGCTGGATGGTGGCGGACAAGCTGCAGGGTGCCCTCGGGACCATGCTCATCGGTGCCGTCGTCGCCGCGGTCTATGTCGGGATCCTCGCGCTGCTCCGCGCCCCCGAACTGCAGGTGGCGCTGGGCCTGGTGCGCCGCGTGCTTCCCGGCAAACGCTGAGCCCGACCTGAGCGGATCCGGTGCGCCCGGGGGCACCCGGAATGCACCGCGGCTAGCATGTGTTGAGGCATGAGCGGGTAATCCTCACCCGCCGTCGAAGGAGCAGCACACGTGCGTCAGGTCATCATCATCGGGTCGGGTCCCGCCGGCTACACCGCCGCCATCTACGCGGCGCGGGCCAACCTCGAACCCCTCGTCGTCGCCAGTTCCGTCGAAGCCGGCGGAGAGTTGATGAACACCACCGATGTGGAGAACTTCCCCGGATTCCCCGAGGGCATCATGGGGCCGGACCTCATGACGAAGATGCAGGAGCAGGCCGAGCGATTCGGCGCCGAAGT is drawn from Microbacterium sp. zg-B96 and contains these coding sequences:
- the murJ gene encoding murein biosynthesis integral membrane protein MurJ — translated: MSIGRASVMIGAGTLVSRVTGLLRSVVLVTAVGTAMAGDAFVVANQLPNAIFLIVSMGILTGVIVPQIVAAGRSEDGGEAFISKLITLGSVVLLGITVIAVACAPLLVSLYGGGFSPQQHALATVFAYWCLPQIFFYGLYALLGETLNARRVFGPYTWTPVINNVVSIIGFGTFILIYGTYAGVEGWDAAMIALIAGTATLGIVVQAILLLFFWRRTGLHLRPDFRWRGMGLGVIGRLASWTFLMVLVGQLSAIVQSNVLSDASDAGAAANMVTGNANLIFMLPYSIIVLSIGIPYFTQISEHAADGRIDDMRRDIDTSIRSIGVLIVGATAALAAAAVPVSRIFTNDAATAVEGALVLGGYLVGLIPIAVLFTIQRSFYALGDTRTPFLFSLAQAIIVAVTAVLAATLPVGLTAAGVALGQSVALTVALVIAAVLLRRRLGRIGAGHWLPALGRFILAALPAGGAGWALFMMFGAQDSWMVADKLQGALGTMLIGAVVAAVYVGILALLRAPELQVALGLVRRVLPGKR
- a CDS encoding CCA tRNA nucleotidyltransferase: MLNMAEGLVRIGELAASPVVDTLATAFADAGFELALVGGPVRDALLGRITNDLDFTTNARPDDILRIVKPISSAHWDIGREFGTIGARVRGEQVEITTYRADEYDGTTRKPVVAFGDDLEGDLARRDFTVNAMALRLPGPALVDPTGGVEDLITGVLRTPIDPAISFGDDPLRMLRAARFSAQLGFDVDQATVAAMTAQAPTLSIVSPERIQGELVKLLQADDPTRGIRLLVDTGLMALFLPEVPALRLEVDEHHHHKDVYEHSLTVLRQAIELERERHPDATPDVPLRLAALLHDIGKPATRRLEDGGGVTFHHHDIKGARLARKRLQALRFDSDTIGSVTKLIELHLRFFGYAEGAWSDSAVRRYVRDSGDELDRLHILTRADVTTRNKRKAARLRSAYDDIERRIDELAEQEQLGAMRPALDGNRIQEILGIRPGPAVGEAYRFLLDVRLDEGLVDEAEAERRLREWWAARP
- a CDS encoding DUF6049 family protein codes for the protein MTDIPAAPRRPWLVALLTALLVLLTVAPGLTAAAVPTAPAATSAAGSPDPDPSGTPEPAPGVVELILSPIGDGALPAGSALTVSATVTNGTLMDIPAAEIVLEMGTTALPDRAALSDWVAGDGRGRDLEPAGTTLVEAVAAGDRDTVGITVAADSPLLAGRAPGVYPLRATATNASGTLVTTSVVVIADDAVAEVGVGVAVPITAPALEEGLLSAEELVALTAPEGGLTAQLESVAGTSAILAIDPAIPAAIRALGTAAPEAVTAWLQRLEQLPNERFALQFGDADVAAQLNSGLPQPLAPTSLQPYLEADDFVPDADATPTPTPTLDPLTPSEPSPTPTPTPTPGAPEYPTLEELLSVGGSRQGVYWPFTGTANAPVVATLGGLTTDDQASLTLIPSATTTQGANDATLAAHARADAASVLVYDSAISDALRRASQLEERALRAATLTEATAHLAFAVQESGGRPLLVTLDRADGRSRLAMSMALSTVDAAPGVVPATLQSLVSGEPAAVSIADVASDEARTTAVTDLLADEAALTDFATILDDPTVLTAPERAGMLQILGSAWIADAEAWQAALARHREATVQTLGSVSIPQLTDITLVGQNVPLRIWVRNSLEWPVNVVLIAQPSAPRLLVQRASPVRAEPEANTRIEIPVEARVGNGEVDLRLELLSPSYIPIGTAQTATVLVRADWEVIGVAALAVVVGGLLVIGLWRTVRRRRRARADHAATPQIDQADRPGEDGQR
- a CDS encoding methyltransferase, which produces MPTPPDPAVCRALAADLRGAGFTADALREAWGEAADAAIARGLRGPAERALAGRDDALAVLARLFVLGRPQQAAAVEAALPRTTAAGLAALDLAAAAADGLIAPRALIRPQEFSDAAGEVQWWIASDLDEAALGGPLPEGHVLGVGGASLTLAGLQLPGRVGRVLDVGTGCGIQALRARRDADRIVATDVSERALHFTQLNAQLNGVDGIEVRLGSLFEPVTGEQFERIVSNPPFVITPRAEGVPAYEYRDGGLVGDALVAGFVSGVGPLLAPGGVAQLLGNWEYRDGVDGLDRVRQWVAASDIPLDAWVVEREVLDPLAYAELWIRDGGTTPGPAFTRLVDAWLDDFAARGVTAVGFGYVLLHRPAPAVPTLARYERVTQAVPGPLGPHLQAALDAHDRLSRLDDDQLAASVLQVAPDVTEARHHLPGAEAPSVIELRQGGGFGRTLEVDPALAGLVGACDGDLSVGVLMGAIAQLLEVDAAALRADLLPRVRELLFTGFLTFA